The Chryseobacterium aureum genome contains a region encoding:
- a CDS encoding acyl-CoA thioesterase, whose protein sequence is MQNKPITFQFISEPSDVNYGGNVHGGSVMKWIDQAGYACATTWSGNYSVTVYVGGIRFYDPIKIGEVVKVDAQVIYTGTSSMHIAINVFSRNLKQPNFEKKTHCIIVFVAVDENGKKLPVPKWIPETEEEKQQEIYAKRLMELRTQIEDEMKPFL, encoded by the coding sequence ATGCAGAACAAGCCTATTACGTTTCAGTTTATTTCGGAGCCTTCAGATGTTAATTACGGAGGAAATGTACATGGAGGAAGTGTTATGAAATGGATTGACCAGGCCGGTTATGCATGTGCCACCACGTGGAGTGGTAATTATTCTGTCACAGTCTATGTGGGTGGAATCCGTTTCTACGATCCTATTAAAATAGGAGAAGTTGTAAAAGTAGATGCCCAGGTGATCTATACCGGAACATCCAGCATGCATATCGCCATTAATGTCTTTTCAAGAAACCTGAAACAGCCAAACTTTGAGAAAAAAACCCATTGTATCATTGTTTTTGTGGCTGTAGATGAGAACGGAAAAAAACTTCCTGTTCCGAAATGGATTCCGGAAACAGAGGAAGAAAAGCAGCAGGAAATATATGCTAAACGCCTGATGGAACTGAGAACTCAGATTGAGGATGAGATGAAACCGTTTTTGTAA
- a CDS encoding arsenate reductase family protein, whose product MKKVFYLNTCDTCRKILAQFDLTGWELREIKKEPVTTEELAEMHKKTKSYEALFSKKSTQIKLRRLDVKSLTEKDFKELLLDHYTFLKRPVFVTDKEIFVGNDKKNVEELQKFFGVNV is encoded by the coding sequence ATGAAGAAAGTATTTTATCTCAACACCTGTGATACATGCAGAAAAATTTTAGCCCAATTTGATCTTACAGGGTGGGAACTCCGCGAAATTAAAAAAGAACCGGTCACAACAGAGGAATTGGCGGAAATGCATAAAAAAACAAAATCATACGAAGCATTGTTCAGTAAAAAATCCACTCAGATAAAATTGAGAAGGCTGGATGTAAAATCTCTGACAGAGAAAGATTTTAAAGAATTACTGCTGGATCATTATACTTTCCTTAAAAGACCTGTTTTTGTGACAGACAAGGAGATTTTCGTAGGAAATGATAAGAAGAATGTTGAAGAATTACAGAAATTTTTCGGTGTAAACGTGTAG
- the gcvT gene encoding glycine cleavage system aminomethyltransferase GcvT: protein MKKTALYDKHVSLGAKIVPFAGFEMPVQYSGVTEEHFAVREKAGLFDVSHMGQFFIEGPGSKDLLQFVTTNNIDALENGKAQYSCLPNENGGIVDDLIVYKMEDDKYFVVVNASNIDKDWNHISKYNTFGATMTNASDEMSLLAVQGPKATEILQKLTEVNLSEIPYYHFTVGSVAGENNVIISNTGYTGSGGFEIYFNNDSAEKLWDAVIDAGKEEGIIPCGLAARDTLRLEKGFCLYGNDIDDTTSPIEAGLGWITKFDKDFVSKEVFAKQKEEGVGRKLVGFELTDKGVPRHDYPVVDAEGNVIGKVTSGTQSPMKKVGLGLAYVDKPHFKLGSEIFIQVRNKNIPAKVVKAPFV, encoded by the coding sequence ATGAAGAAAACAGCCTTGTACGACAAACATGTTTCTTTGGGAGCGAAGATCGTACCTTTCGCAGGTTTTGAAATGCCTGTACAGTATTCAGGGGTTACAGAAGAGCACTTTGCCGTAAGAGAAAAAGCAGGATTATTTGATGTTTCCCATATGGGACAGTTTTTCATTGAAGGACCGGGATCAAAAGATCTTCTGCAGTTTGTAACTACAAATAATATAGATGCGCTAGAAAATGGAAAAGCTCAGTATTCTTGCCTTCCTAACGAAAACGGAGGAATTGTAGATGACCTTATCGTTTACAAAATGGAAGATGACAAATATTTTGTAGTAGTAAATGCTTCTAACATCGACAAAGACTGGAATCATATTTCAAAATACAATACTTTCGGGGCTACAATGACCAATGCTTCTGATGAGATGTCTTTACTGGCAGTTCAGGGGCCAAAAGCGACTGAAATTCTTCAAAAACTTACGGAAGTAAACCTTTCAGAAATCCCTTACTACCATTTTACTGTAGGAAGCGTTGCGGGAGAAAATAACGTAATCATTTCAAATACAGGATATACAGGCAGCGGAGGTTTTGAGATCTATTTCAATAATGATAGTGCTGAAAAACTTTGGGATGCCGTAATAGATGCGGGTAAAGAAGAAGGAATTATTCCTTGTGGATTGGCTGCCAGAGATACTTTAAGATTAGAAAAAGGGTTCTGCCTTTACGGAAATGATATCGACGATACTACTTCTCCTATTGAAGCCGGTTTAGGATGGATCACCAAGTTTGATAAAGACTTCGTTTCCAAAGAGGTTTTCGCAAAACAGAAAGAAGAAGGCGTTGGAAGAAAATTAGTTGGTTTCGAACTGACAGATAAAGGAGTTCCAAGACACGATTATCCTGTAGTGGATGCTGAAGGAAATGTGATTGGAAAAGTAACTTCCGGAACACAGTCTCCTATGAAGAAAGTAGGGTTAGGTCTTGCGTATGTAGACAAGCCTCACTTCAAATTAGGATCTGAAATCTTCATTCAGGTAAGAAACAAGAACATTCCTGCAAAAGTGGTAAAAGCTCCTTTTGTATAA
- the idi gene encoding isopentenyl-diphosphate Delta-isomerase, with protein sequence MEEFVVLVNPEDEVLGLMEKQQAHINGLLHRAFSVFLFNSKGEMLLQKRASGKYHSPNQWTNAVCSHPRQGETYKEGAVRRLKEELGIETELSEKFNFIYKADVGGGLWEHELDHVFVGNHEGGFNLNKDEVEEVRFITPQDLDKEIAENPEKFTEWFKIILEEYKHHF encoded by the coding sequence ATGGAAGAATTTGTCGTTTTAGTAAATCCTGAAGATGAGGTTTTAGGGCTGATGGAAAAACAGCAGGCTCACATCAACGGCCTGTTGCACCGTGCTTTTTCTGTATTCCTGTTCAACAGCAAAGGGGAAATGCTTCTTCAGAAAAGGGCCTCAGGAAAATACCATTCTCCCAATCAATGGACCAATGCGGTATGTTCGCACCCGAGACAGGGGGAAACTTATAAGGAGGGAGCCGTACGCAGACTGAAGGAAGAGCTGGGAATAGAGACTGAACTTTCAGAAAAATTCAATTTTATTTACAAAGCAGATGTCGGAGGTGGTCTTTGGGAGCACGAGCTGGATCATGTATTTGTAGGAAATCATGAAGGTGGTTTCAATCTGAATAAAGATGAAGTGGAAGAAGTAAGATTCATCACCCCTCAAGATCTTGATAAAGAAATTGCTGAGAATCCTGAAAAATTTACGGAATGGTTCAAAATCATCCTGGAAGAATATAAACACCATTTTTAA
- a CDS encoding LNS2 domain-containing protein, whose protein sequence is MELEYIEHISPILKDGIKNYLIDIDGTITDDVPNEEPERMVTCEPYPDALETINKWYDEGHQICFFTSRTENLKQITIDWLDKHGFKYHSVLCGKPRGGNYHWIDNHLVRATRYKGRFTDLVEKQVTIEVFKEDGE, encoded by the coding sequence ATGGAATTAGAATACATTGAACACATTAGTCCTATTCTAAAGGATGGAATAAAAAATTACTTAATAGATATCGACGGAACCATTACTGATGACGTTCCTAACGAAGAACCGGAAAGAATGGTTACCTGCGAACCATATCCTGATGCACTGGAAACCATCAACAAATGGTATGACGAAGGACATCAGATTTGCTTTTTTACTTCAAGAACCGAAAATCTAAAACAAATCACGATCGACTGGCTGGATAAGCATGGCTTCAAATACCACAGCGTGCTGTGCGGAAAGCCAAGAGGCGGAAATTATCACTGGATAGACAATCATCTGGTAAGAGCTACAAGATATAAAGGCAGATTTACGGATTTGGTCGAAAAGCAAGTGACCATTGAAGTATTCAAAGAAGACGGAGAATAA
- a CDS encoding D-2-hydroxyacid dehydrogenase → MKVLANDGLDQSGIDALTEKGFEVITTKVPQEFLVDYINEHKIRTLLVRSATQVRKDIIDGCPSIDIIGRGGVGMDNIDVDYAREKGIHVINTPSASSESVAELVFAHLFSGVRFLQDSNRKMPLVGDTEFGALKKAYAAGIELRGKTIGIVGMGRIGQEVARIALGLGMRVVAADNNVGRASIKVKFYNNQFINVDIETEPLQEVLKHSDFITLHVPAQKDGYMIGKNEFDIMKDGVAVINCSRGGVIDESALIQALDSGKVRFAGLDVFINEPTPSKEILSHPKISLTPHTGASTLEAQDRIGLSLAEQISSILQIQ, encoded by the coding sequence ATGAAAGTTTTAGCAAACGACGGCCTGGATCAATCCGGAATAGACGCATTGACAGAAAAAGGCTTTGAAGTGATTACTACAAAAGTTCCACAGGAGTTTTTGGTAGATTATATTAATGAGCACAAAATCCGTACCCTGCTGGTAAGAAGTGCTACACAGGTAAGAAAAGATATTATTGACGGATGCCCATCCATCGACATCATTGGCAGAGGAGGCGTTGGTATGGATAATATTGATGTAGACTATGCAAGAGAAAAAGGAATTCATGTCATCAATACGCCGTCAGCCTCTTCAGAATCCGTGGCTGAACTTGTTTTCGCTCATTTGTTTTCCGGAGTAAGATTTCTTCAGGATTCCAACAGAAAAATGCCTTTGGTAGGTGATACTGAATTTGGAGCACTTAAAAAGGCGTATGCTGCAGGTATTGAGCTGAGAGGAAAAACAATTGGTATCGTAGGAATGGGCAGAATCGGGCAGGAAGTGGCCAGAATTGCTCTGGGACTCGGAATGAGAGTTGTAGCAGCAGATAATAATGTAGGAAGGGCAAGCATCAAGGTAAAATTTTATAACAATCAGTTCATCAACGTAGATATTGAAACGGAACCGCTACAGGAAGTATTAAAACATTCGGACTTCATTACTTTACACGTTCCGGCGCAGAAAGACGGATACATGATTGGTAAGAATGAATTTGACATTATGAAAGACGGAGTAGCTGTTATAAACTGTTCCAGAGGAGGAGTTATTGATGAATCAGCTTTAATTCAGGCTTTGGATTCCGGTAAAGTAAGATTTGCAGGATTGGATGTATTCATTAATGAACCAACACCATCTAAGGAAATTCTTAGCCACCCTAAAATCTCGCTTACCCCTCACACGGGAGCTTCTACCCTTGAAGCACAGGATAGAATCGGGCTTTCTCTGGCTGAGCAGATTTCTAGCATCTTACAGATTCAGTAA
- the mscL gene encoding large conductance mechanosensitive channel protein MscL yields the protein MGFVKEFKEFAFKGNVLDLAVGVIIGAAFGKIVSSLVEDVITPLILNPALKAAGAENIAKLSWNGVAYGNFISAVISFLCIAMVLFWIIKFANKVNKKEAPAPAGPTEDQKLLMEIRDLLKSKNI from the coding sequence TTTGTAAAAGAATTTAAAGAATTTGCCTTCAAGGGAAATGTTCTTGACCTGGCTGTCGGTGTAATCATTGGAGCAGCATTTGGTAAAATTGTTTCGTCTTTGGTGGAAGATGTGATCACTCCTCTGATCCTGAATCCGGCATTGAAAGCAGCCGGAGCAGAAAACATTGCAAAACTTTCCTGGAATGGAGTTGCTTATGGAAACTTCATTTCAGCCGTAATCAGTTTCCTTTGTATTGCCATGGTTCTTTTCTGGATCATTAAATTCGCCAATAAAGTGAACAAAAAAGAGGCTCCGGCTCCGGCAGGACCTACAGAAGATCAGAAATTACTGATGGAGATCAGAGATCTTTTGAAAAGCAAAAATATATAA